A section of the Paenibacillus aurantius genome encodes:
- a CDS encoding putative N-acetylmannosamine-6-phosphate 2-epimerase, with product MSIIPKNSLVVSCQALEHEPLHGSHHMAAMARAAAAGGAGGIRANSLPDVAAIKAAVSLPVIGLWKKDYEGFEMYITPTLEDALAVHQAGADIVALDATSRPRPDGRTLEETIRLLKEKGVRVMADISTFEEGIQAAAYGADYVSTTLSGYTPYTENTVLPNLDLVRRLAEELKGSVVAEGGISRPEEAAAALEAGADFVVVGGAITRPQSITARFAEGIRRPEKALMGPDSLYIGVDLGGTGMKGAVVDRLGQFRASASRPTPTALGREGILESMRELIGELIEQAGPVEAIGIASAGSIDREAGVILFATSNLPGWTGVRLADEIRGTFGLPVFIDNDVNAAAQGEGWLGAAAGHPNFAYLAMGTGVGGAIAWNGQVIPGVHGGAGEVGHIIVEPGGRVCNCGQKGCLEQYTSGTALTRDAAAAVPGWDSRKLLQALAEEDPRAVEVMEAFVFRLAVGLVNIQRVFDPELIILGGGVGETYDGWSSRLERAIEEAGCESVKVKPAATGNRAGILGAARYAMTKHAAIQASSAQTDSSSL from the coding sequence ATGAGCATCATTCCTAAAAACAGCCTGGTCGTTTCCTGCCAGGCGCTGGAGCACGAGCCGCTTCACGGCTCCCACCACATGGCCGCCATGGCACGCGCGGCCGCGGCCGGCGGCGCCGGCGGCATCCGCGCCAACAGCCTGCCCGACGTGGCCGCTATTAAAGCGGCGGTCAGCCTGCCGGTGATCGGTCTGTGGAAGAAGGATTACGAAGGCTTCGAAATGTACATAACCCCGACCTTGGAGGACGCTTTGGCGGTTCACCAGGCGGGAGCGGATATCGTAGCCTTGGACGCCACCTCCCGTCCTCGTCCGGACGGCCGGACGCTGGAGGAGACCATCCGCCTTCTGAAGGAGAAGGGGGTTCGGGTTATGGCCGACATTTCCACCTTCGAAGAAGGAATTCAGGCGGCCGCTTACGGTGCGGATTACGTTTCCACCACCTTGTCCGGGTACACGCCATATACGGAAAACACCGTTCTGCCCAATCTCGACCTGGTGCGCAGACTGGCGGAGGAGCTGAAGGGCTCCGTCGTGGCCGAAGGCGGCATTTCCCGGCCGGAGGAGGCGGCAGCCGCCCTCGAGGCCGGTGCGGATTTCGTCGTGGTGGGCGGGGCCATCACCCGCCCGCAGAGCATCACCGCACGTTTCGCAGAGGGCATACGCCGTCCGGAGAAAGCGCTTATGGGCCCGGATTCCCTCTATATCGGCGTAGACTTGGGCGGAACGGGCATGAAAGGAGCGGTCGTGGACCGCTTGGGGCAGTTTCGGGCCTCGGCTTCCCGGCCGACGCCTACCGCTCTCGGAAGAGAGGGCATTCTCGAGTCTATGCGGGAGCTGATCGGTGAGCTGATCGAGCAGGCAGGCCCGGTAGAGGCGATTGGCATCGCGTCCGCCGGCAGCATCGACCGGGAAGCGGGCGTCATCCTCTTTGCGACCAGCAACCTTCCCGGCTGGACCGGCGTCCGTTTGGCCGATGAAATCCGGGGGACGTTCGGCCTTCCCGTCTTCATCGATAACGATGTGAACGCGGCGGCGCAGGGCGAAGGCTGGCTTGGTGCCGCTGCGGGGCACCCTAACTTCGCCTACCTGGCCATGGGGACAGGCGTCGGCGGGGCGATTGCCTGGAACGGGCAGGTCATCCCCGGCGTCCACGGCGGAGCCGGAGAGGTGGGGCATATCATCGTGGAGCCCGGAGGCCGGGTCTGCAACTGCGGACAGAAGGGCTGTCTGGAGCAGTACACCTCCGGAACCGCCTTGACCCGCGATGCGGCGGCGGCCGTGCCGGGCTGGGACAGCCGGAAGCTGCTGCAGGCTCTCGCGGAGGAAGACCCGCGGGCGGTTGAGGTAATGGAGGCGTTCGTCTTCCGTCTGGCTGTTGGGCTTGTGAATATCCAGCGGGTCTTCGACCCGGAGCTCATTATTCTCGGCGGAGGAGTGGGCGAGACGTATGACGGCTGGAGCTCCCGGCTCGAGAGGGCGATCGAAGAAGCCGGCTGCGAATCCGTAAAGGTTAAGCCTGCCGCCACCGGAAACCGGGCGGGCATTCTGGGGGCGGCCCGGTACGCCATGACGAAACATGCTGCCATCCAAGCTTCCTCCGCCCAAACGGATAGCAGCTCCTTATAA
- the nagA gene encoding N-acetylglucosamine-6-phosphate deacetylase: protein MERAERIDGLIRKGNVVLPESTRYGADVRLRNGRIAEIGEALPCLEGETVMEAEGAWVFPGFLDLHVHGGDGAGVSDGDPRSLARMCAFHARHGTTGLLLTTSTLPDERLTEALEAAQAYASSEDGSMGAEALGVHLEGPFLSEAYRGAQNPEWLQAPCVEKARRWMKASGDRIRLVTLAPELPGAQEVITFFREKGAVVSAGHSGADYDGMEQALRKGVTHSTHFYNGMPGFHHRQPGIAASVWLNDEVSAELILDLQHVHPAAAQVLLRCKGLNRVCLITDAVHTAGLPDGEYWQASGRKLTVREGTVRLESGELAGSLLTMDRAVRHAVQVLGLAPHEAARLASLTPAEIIGEERERGSLSPGKRADLVLLDANYDVLLTLREGVPVYRKSD from the coding sequence ATGGAAAGAGCGGAAAGAATAGACGGGCTCATCCGCAAGGGGAATGTCGTCCTGCCGGAGTCCACGCGGTATGGAGCGGATGTCCGCCTTCGTAACGGAAGGATTGCGGAGATAGGAGAGGCGCTTCCCTGCTTAGAGGGGGAGACGGTCATGGAGGCGGAAGGGGCGTGGGTCTTTCCCGGCTTCCTCGATCTCCATGTTCATGGTGGAGACGGGGCCGGTGTATCGGACGGGGATCCCCGTTCGCTCGCCAGGATGTGCGCCTTTCATGCCCGCCATGGCACAACGGGTCTGCTCCTCACCACGTCCACCCTGCCGGATGAACGGCTGACGGAGGCGTTGGAAGCCGCCCAGGCTTACGCTTCGTCAGAGGACGGTAGCATGGGGGCTGAAGCCTTGGGGGTTCACCTGGAAGGCCCCTTTCTAAGCGAGGCTTACCGGGGAGCCCAGAATCCGGAATGGCTTCAAGCGCCATGCGTGGAGAAAGCCCGCCGGTGGATGAAGGCCTCCGGCGACCGGATTCGTCTCGTTACCCTTGCTCCCGAGCTCCCTGGAGCGCAGGAGGTCATCACCTTCTTCCGAGAGAAAGGCGCCGTCGTGTCGGCCGGCCATTCCGGAGCGGATTATGACGGGATGGAGCAGGCGCTGCGGAAGGGGGTTACGCACAGCACCCACTTCTATAACGGAATGCCTGGGTTTCACCACCGTCAACCGGGTATAGCCGCCTCCGTCTGGCTTAACGATGAGGTGAGCGCTGAGCTTATTCTCGATCTTCAGCATGTTCACCCGGCGGCGGCCCAGGTTCTCCTTCGCTGCAAAGGGCTGAACCGGGTGTGCCTGATCACGGATGCCGTCCATACGGCGGGGCTTCCCGACGGGGAGTACTGGCAAGCCTCGGGCCGCAAGTTGACGGTCCGGGAAGGGACCGTCCGGCTCGAAAGCGGAGAGCTGGCCGGCAGCCTGCTCACCATGGACCGGGCCGTGCGGCATGCCGTTCAGGTGCTGGGCCTTGCCCCTCATGAAGCGGCCCGCCTCGCTTCTCTTACTCCCGCCGAAATCATAGGGGAGGAACGGGAACGGGGCTCCCTTTCCCCGGGCAAAAGGGCGGATCTTGTCCTTCTGGATGCGAATTATGACGTCCTGCTCACCTTGCGGGAGGGTGTGCCCGTTTACCGGAAGTCTGATTAG
- a CDS encoding sensor histidine kinase, translating into MKLSRIFPFNWLGDLFRFLRSTVRLGKENVQSSLRLQLIFTFVICLLASVLTYSLSDAILGEVNRAPQFDYTADINNMDEEARNIAGYLKISHTSDPGKEDARSFLQRHIELSQYKIMVLDLDGKVLLKSKDARETTVDLHNLFTNALEARNNPDNLRREYTSFYPIDLDGQKGYLVVSGIPQPTIYYVRDGSPLSIPFSIAVFILLFYLLTKRKMKDLERLTSGLLEISRGRLDYRVKQNSRDELGSLANNINRMAEELQRTLEEERRAERTKNELITNVSHDLRTPLTLIMGYLRLLKDKNFEDEKQADSYISIAYGKSEKLKGLIDDLFEYTKLTNHGIRMHQERVCLNELLEQLIEELVSHAEENQLQLIRSLPAEKLNVSIDPDKMIRVFENLLTNAIKYSHKPGTVKVTMTPDPDGYALVTVVNQGDPIPADELPRLFDRFYRVDAARTSSAGGSGLGLAIAKSIVESHGGEIWAESEEDEVRFCVRLKLS; encoded by the coding sequence TTGAAACTTAGCCGCATCTTCCCTTTCAACTGGCTCGGAGACCTCTTCCGCTTCCTGCGATCCACGGTCCGGCTTGGCAAGGAGAATGTTCAGAGCTCCCTGCGGCTTCAGCTGATCTTCACCTTCGTCATCTGCCTGCTGGCCTCCGTGCTCACCTACTCCCTGTCCGACGCCATCCTGGGCGAGGTCAACCGGGCCCCCCAGTTTGACTATACCGCCGACATCAATAACATGGACGAAGAAGCGCGCAACATTGCCGGCTATTTGAAAATATCGCACACCTCGGACCCTGGTAAAGAGGACGCCCGCTCCTTTCTCCAGCGTCATATTGAGCTCAGCCAGTACAAAATCATGGTGCTCGATCTGGACGGGAAGGTTCTGCTGAAAAGCAAGGATGCACGGGAGACGACCGTCGATCTTCATAACCTGTTCACGAACGCCTTAGAGGCGCGGAACAATCCGGATAATCTCCGCCGGGAGTACACCAGCTTCTACCCGATCGACCTGGATGGCCAGAAAGGGTACCTCGTCGTAAGCGGCATTCCCCAGCCGACCATTTATTACGTGAGGGACGGAAGCCCTCTCTCCATTCCTTTCAGCATTGCCGTCTTCATCCTCCTGTTCTACCTGCTCACCAAACGCAAAATGAAGGACCTAGAGCGGCTGACGAGCGGACTCTTGGAAATCTCCCGCGGCCGGCTCGATTACCGGGTGAAGCAGAACAGCCGGGATGAGCTCGGGTCGCTGGCCAACAACATCAACCGGATGGCCGAGGAGCTGCAACGGACGCTTGAGGAAGAACGCCGTGCGGAACGAACGAAGAATGAGCTTATTACGAATGTCTCGCACGACCTTCGGACGCCGCTCACCCTCATCATGGGCTACCTCCGGCTCTTGAAGGACAAGAACTTCGAAGACGAGAAGCAGGCCGACTCCTACATCAGCATCGCCTACGGCAAGTCGGAGAAGCTGAAGGGCTTGATCGACGACCTGTTCGAATACACGAAGCTGACCAACCACGGCATCCGGATGCACCAGGAAAGGGTCTGCCTGAACGAGCTGCTGGAGCAGCTGATCGAGGAGCTGGTCAGCCACGCGGAGGAGAACCAGCTGCAGCTCATCCGCAGCCTGCCGGCGGAGAAGCTGAACGTCTCCATCGACCCCGACAAAATGATCCGGGTGTTCGAGAACCTCCTTACGAATGCGATCAAATACAGCCACAAGCCTGGCACCGTGAAGGTAACGATGACCCCCGACCCGGACGGCTATGCCCTGGTGACCGTGGTCAACCAGGGTGACCCGATTCCGGCGGACGAGCTGCCGCGGCTGTTCGACCGTTTCTACCGGGTCGATGCGGCCCGCACGTCTTCCGCCGGCGGCTCGGGTCTCGGGCTTGCCATCGCGAAGAGCATCGTCGAGTCGCACGGCGGCGAAATCTGGGCCGAGAGCGAGGAGGACGAGGTCCGCTTCTGCGTGCGGCTTAAGCTGTCGTAA
- a CDS encoding response regulator transcription factor gives MAKETILLVDDEKEILDLLEIYLKNDGFHILKAANGIEALDVLQNHEVDLIILDVMMPRMDGIEACLKIRERKNMPIIMLSAKSQDIDKILGLSTGADDYVTKPFNPLELLARVKSQLRRYHRLNVQDARKENEIEVDDLTINTDTHEVRIEGREVKLTPREFAILELLARNRGIVFSIERIYESVWKEAFFDSENTVMVHIRKIREKIEANPRQPRYIKTVWGVGYKIET, from the coding sequence ATGGCCAAAGAAACCATTCTCCTGGTCGATGACGAGAAAGAAATCCTCGACCTGCTGGAAATTTATTTAAAGAACGACGGCTTTCACATTCTGAAGGCGGCGAACGGCATCGAAGCGCTGGACGTGCTGCAGAATCACGAGGTGGACCTGATCATTCTCGATGTGATGATGCCCCGGATGGACGGCATTGAAGCCTGCCTCAAAATCCGCGAACGTAAAAACATGCCCATCATCATGCTGTCCGCCAAGAGCCAGGACATCGACAAGATCCTCGGCCTCAGCACCGGAGCGGACGACTATGTGACGAAGCCGTTCAATCCTCTCGAGCTGCTGGCGCGCGTCAAATCCCAGCTCCGCCGTTACCATCGTCTTAACGTGCAGGATGCCCGCAAGGAAAACGAGATTGAAGTCGATGATCTGACGATCAATACCGACACGCATGAGGTAAGAATCGAGGGCCGCGAGGTCAAGCTGACGCCGCGCGAATTCGCCATTCTCGAGCTGCTAGCCCGCAACCGCGGGATCGTCTTCAGCATCGAGCGCATTTACGAAAGCGTGTGGAAGGAAGCTTTTTTCGACTCGGAGAACACCGTCATGGTGCATATCCGCAAAATCCGCGAGAAAATCGAAGCGAATCCGCGCCAGCCTCGTTACATCAAGACGGTATGGGGGGTAGGCTACAAAATTGAAACTTAG
- the dgoD gene encoding galactonate dehydratase, protein MKITGFETFLVPPRWLFLKIETDEGICGWGEPVVEGRARTVQTAVEEAMGYLIGQDPLRIEDHWQVLYRGGFYRGGPVLMSAIAGIDQALWDIKGRYFNAPVYQLLGGACRDTMKVYSWIGGDRPSEIGEAARRAVEAGFAAVKMNATEELQYIDSYAAIDQAVERIAAARDAVGPTVGIGIDFHGRVHKPMAKILAKELEPFRPMFLEEPVLPENNEALKEIAAHTSIPIATGERMFSRWDFKDLLASGHVDIIQPDLSHAGGITECKKIFAMAEAYDVAVAPHCPLGPIALAGCLQVDATAHNAFIQEQSLGIHYNELNDLLDYLVDPSVFHYKNGMVDIPQGPGLGIEINEEQVRKMAGIGHDWKNPVWRHKDGSVAEW, encoded by the coding sequence ATGAAGATTACCGGGTTTGAGACGTTTCTCGTGCCCCCGCGTTGGCTCTTTCTGAAGATTGAAACGGACGAGGGCATCTGCGGTTGGGGAGAGCCTGTTGTGGAAGGAAGGGCGCGGACCGTGCAGACGGCGGTGGAGGAGGCGATGGGCTACCTGATCGGCCAAGACCCGCTGCGGATCGAGGATCACTGGCAGGTCCTCTACCGTGGCGGCTTCTACCGGGGAGGTCCCGTGCTGATGAGCGCCATAGCGGGCATCGACCAGGCGCTGTGGGATATCAAGGGACGCTATTTCAACGCGCCGGTTTACCAGCTGCTGGGCGGGGCGTGCCGGGACACGATGAAGGTATACAGCTGGATCGGCGGAGACCGGCCGAGCGAGATCGGAGAAGCCGCCCGGCGGGCGGTGGAGGCGGGTTTTGCAGCGGTCAAAATGAATGCGACGGAGGAGCTCCAATACATAGACTCGTATGCCGCCATCGACCAGGCTGTGGAGCGGATCGCCGCCGCCCGGGACGCCGTCGGCCCCACAGTGGGCATCGGCATCGATTTCCACGGCCGGGTGCACAAGCCGATGGCGAAGATTCTCGCCAAGGAGCTGGAGCCGTTCCGGCCCATGTTCCTCGAGGAGCCGGTGCTGCCGGAGAACAACGAAGCGCTGAAGGAAATCGCCGCTCACACGAGCATCCCGATCGCCACCGGGGAGCGGATGTTCTCGCGCTGGGATTTCAAGGATCTGCTCGCATCCGGGCACGTGGATATCATCCAGCCCGATCTGTCCCATGCCGGAGGGATTACCGAGTGCAAGAAAATCTTCGCTATGGCGGAAGCCTACGACGTGGCGGTGGCTCCCCACTGCCCGCTCGGTCCGATCGCCCTGGCCGGCTGCCTGCAGGTGGACGCCACGGCGCACAATGCCTTCATCCAGGAGCAGAGCCTAGGCATCCACTACAACGAGCTGAACGACCTGCTCGATTACCTGGTGGACCCGTCCGTGTTCCACTACAAGAACGGTATGGTGGACATTCCGCAAGGCCCCGGGCTCGGCATTGAAATCAACGAAGAGCAGGTGCGGAAGATGGCCGGGATCGGCCACGACTGGAAGAACCCGGTCTGGCGGCACAAGGACGGCTCGGTCGCGGAGTGGTAA
- the yqeK gene encoding bis(5'-nucleosyl)-tetraphosphatase (symmetrical) YqeK, giving the protein MHEAYSGLSFSELTGNLRNDIFTFLSKNGCEKTADHCLKVGEEAKRIAIMVGGNPIEAEYAGYLHDISAVFPNVRRISIARQLGIEVLSEEEAFPMIIHQKISKEMARDLFNISKPETLNAVGCHTTLRKQSTLLDKVLFVADKMEWDQPGTPPYIENILHELEKSIVHASFAYINYLWQQREKLRVVHPWLRDAYEELAPLVGD; this is encoded by the coding sequence ATGCATGAAGCCTATTCAGGGTTGTCGTTTAGTGAATTGACCGGAAATTTACGTAATGATATTTTTACTTTCTTATCGAAAAATGGATGCGAAAAGACAGCAGACCACTGCTTGAAAGTTGGGGAAGAAGCGAAAAGAATCGCTATAATGGTGGGGGGCAATCCTATTGAAGCCGAATATGCAGGATATTTGCACGATATCAGTGCTGTATTCCCGAACGTAAGAAGAATTTCAATTGCTAGACAGTTAGGAATTGAGGTTTTATCGGAAGAAGAAGCCTTCCCAATGATCATTCATCAAAAAATTTCAAAAGAGATGGCTCGGGATTTATTTAACATATCGAAACCAGAAACTTTGAATGCTGTAGGGTGCCATACAACATTGAGAAAACAATCTACACTTTTGGATAAGGTGTTATTTGTTGCAGATAAAATGGAATGGGACCAACCGGGAACTCCCCCTTACATCGAGAACATACTTCATGAACTTGAGAAATCAATTGTCCATGCTTCATTTGCTTATATAAATTATCTTTGGCAGCAACGCGAAAAATTAAGGGTAGTTCATCCATGGTTAAGGGATGCGTATGAAGAGTTAGCTCCACTTGTAGGGGACTAA
- a CDS encoding DUF2188 domain-containing protein: MPWTKEDYPPSLKNFMAPIRYKAIEIGNELLEKGYEEERAISIATAKAKEWGEDHHKQIRKKGQ; the protein is encoded by the coding sequence ATGCCATGGACGAAGGAAGATTACCCGCCATCCTTGAAAAATTTTATGGCTCCGATCCGCTACAAGGCCATTGAGATCGGAAACGAGCTGCTGGAGAAAGGCTATGAGGAAGAACGGGCCATCTCAATTGCGACCGCCAAAGCCAAGGAATGGGGAGAAGACCACCACAAACAAATCCGCAAAAAGGGCCAATGA
- a CDS encoding tripartite tricarboxylate transporter permease, translating to MGVLDFLANGFATALQWQNLLFAFVGVLIGTAVGVLPGIGPMSGVALLIPVTASMTGGLSPEEAATSSIILLAGVYYGAMYGGSTTSILLNTPGESSSVVTTLDGYQMARQGRAGAALSIAAIGSFAAGVFSLVALVFLAGPLSDAAIRFGPADYFSLMLLGLAAVSGLAGKSMTKALIMTVFGLLLATIGMDSVSGVARFTYDQPVLYSGLEFLTVAVGLFALGEVFKTILERDYASGEVTKVGRILPTRQDLKDSAGPIARGSVLGFFIGILPGAGATLASFFSYIMEKKISKNPAKFGTGAIEGVAAPESANNAASGGAMIPLLTLGIPGSGTTAILMGALIMYNIQPGPLLFDEHPQVAWGLIASMFIGNLMLLVLNMPLVKVFAKIIETPAKYLLPIIIAISVFGVYAVQANTFDLMLLMGCGLAGYYLSRHDFPLAPLVLGLVLGPMIENNMRRALTTSNGDFSIFLEKPLSAVFLIGAVLWIVIPLLLKLRGRKVLVSEEG from the coding sequence ATGGGCGTACTGGACTTTCTCGCCAACGGCTTTGCTACAGCCCTTCAGTGGCAAAATCTTCTCTTCGCCTTCGTGGGCGTGCTGATCGGAACGGCGGTCGGGGTGCTCCCCGGCATCGGTCCCATGAGCGGAGTCGCGCTCCTCATCCCCGTCACCGCCAGCATGACCGGCGGACTCAGCCCGGAGGAAGCCGCCACGAGCTCGATCATCCTGCTTGCGGGCGTCTATTATGGCGCCATGTACGGCGGCTCGACCACCTCGATCCTGCTCAACACACCGGGCGAATCGTCGTCCGTCGTCACCACGCTCGATGGCTACCAGATGGCGCGTCAGGGACGGGCGGGAGCCGCCCTCTCCATTGCCGCCATCGGCTCGTTCGCCGCCGGAGTGTTCTCCCTTGTGGCGCTGGTCTTCCTCGCCGGACCGCTGTCGGACGCCGCCATCCGGTTCGGGCCGGCCGACTACTTCTCGCTCATGCTGCTAGGCTTGGCCGCCGTAAGCGGCCTGGCCGGCAAATCGATGACGAAGGCGCTTATCATGACCGTCTTCGGCCTGCTCCTCGCCACCATCGGAATGGACAGCGTGTCCGGGGTGGCCCGGTTCACCTATGACCAACCCGTGCTCTATTCCGGTCTGGAATTTCTCACCGTCGCCGTCGGCCTTTTCGCTCTCGGCGAGGTGTTCAAGACGATTCTCGAGCGGGATTACGCGAGCGGCGAGGTCACCAAGGTCGGTCGCATTCTGCCCACCCGCCAGGATCTGAAAGACAGCGCCGGCCCGATCGCCCGCGGTTCGGTGCTCGGCTTCTTCATCGGCATCCTTCCCGGTGCCGGAGCGACCCTCGCCTCCTTCTTCAGCTACATCATGGAGAAGAAGATCAGCAAGAACCCGGCCAAGTTCGGCACGGGAGCTATTGAAGGAGTGGCGGCACCGGAGTCGGCCAACAACGCCGCTTCGGGCGGGGCCATGATCCCGCTTCTGACGCTCGGCATCCCCGGCTCCGGCACCACGGCCATCCTCATGGGAGCCTTGATCATGTACAACATCCAGCCGGGCCCTCTGCTCTTCGACGAGCATCCCCAGGTTGCCTGGGGACTCATCGCCAGCATGTTCATCGGCAACCTGATGCTGCTCGTGCTGAACATGCCGCTCGTCAAGGTGTTCGCCAAGATCATCGAGACGCCGGCGAAATACCTGCTTCCGATCATTATCGCCATCTCGGTCTTCGGTGTCTACGCCGTGCAGGCGAACACCTTCGACCTCATGCTGCTCATGGGCTGCGGGCTCGCCGGCTACTACCTGTCCCGGCACGACTTCCCGCTCGCTCCGCTTGTGCTCGGCCTGGTGCTCGGGCCCATGATCGAGAACAACATGAGGCGGGCCCTGACCACCTCGAACGGGGATTTCTCGATCTTCCTCGAGAAGCCGCTCTCCGCCGTCTTCCTGATCGGCGCCGTTCTCTGGATCGTCATTCCGCTGCTCTTGAAGCTGCGGGGACGGAAGGTGCTCGTCAGCGAGGAGGGCTGA
- a CDS encoding tripartite tricarboxylate transporter TctB family protein, giving the protein MNQTFDRYASLAFFLVGAAFVWESRKISATSYGSSVGPDIFPMGLGILMMLLSLRLFYEVFRSRPDGAGKPSLDYKRFGIILGTAVLYAFFLEDIGYVIGTTLFLYVGFQVIEPGKRLMSLAVSALFSAAVYYVFVVLLEGSLPGFPAWFS; this is encoded by the coding sequence ATGAACCAAACCTTTGACCGTTATGCCAGCCTGGCGTTCTTCCTGGTCGGCGCGGCCTTCGTATGGGAGAGCCGCAAGATCAGCGCTACCTCCTATGGAAGCAGCGTGGGGCCGGATATTTTTCCTATGGGGCTCGGCATTCTGATGATGCTCCTCAGCCTGAGGCTGTTCTATGAGGTCTTCCGCAGCCGCCCGGATGGTGCGGGCAAACCGTCTCTCGACTACAAGCGATTCGGAATCATTCTGGGGACCGCCGTTCTCTATGCCTTCTTCCTGGAGGACATCGGCTACGTCATCGGAACGACTTTGTTCCTGTACGTCGGATTCCAGGTAATCGAGCCCGGCAAACGGCTGATGTCCCTTGCGGTCTCCGCCCTCTTCTCGGCCGCCGTTTACTACGTGTTCGTCGTGCTGCTCGAGGGCTCCCTGCCCGGCTTTCCCGCCTGGTTCTCGTAA
- a CDS encoding Bug family tripartite tricarboxylate transporter substrate binding protein, translating to MQKKARWTTGAFAVLMAVSLTACGSSKTAQGTESGSKEKGSSYPTKPITVVAPSGAGGGWDKTARSLTKILSETKLVSQTMTVENKPGGGGTVYMAEFATKEKKNPYTLMVSSPPILINNLKKEGSSPYGYKDTTPLAQLTKDYGAIAVKADSKYSDLKALIADLKADPSKITMAGGSSPGSMDHLVSILPAFKSGIDPKSVKYVSYDGGGEAVAALLGNNATAIGTDASSLEPYLKSGKVKVLAVTSSERLKGTFKDVPTLKELGMDTEFNIWRGVFGPKDMSKEELAFWEKTLKAMTEKEEWKKELQANTWESDYRNSADFTKFLGEQEKLVKDLLTALNMAK from the coding sequence ATGCAAAAGAAAGCAAGATGGACGACCGGGGCGTTCGCCGTTCTTATGGCGGTCAGCCTGACGGCCTGCGGCAGCTCCAAAACGGCGCAGGGAACCGAAAGCGGTTCCAAGGAGAAAGGCTCCTCCTACCCGACCAAGCCGATCACGGTAGTCGCTCCGTCCGGCGCCGGCGGAGGCTGGGACAAAACGGCCCGTTCCTTGACGAAAATCCTCTCGGAGACGAAGCTGGTCAGCCAGACGATGACCGTCGAGAACAAGCCGGGCGGCGGCGGAACGGTCTATATGGCGGAGTTCGCCACCAAGGAGAAGAAGAACCCTTATACGCTGATGGTCAGCTCCCCTCCCATCCTCATCAACAACCTGAAGAAGGAAGGAAGCAGCCCCTACGGCTATAAGGACACGACTCCGCTTGCCCAGCTGACGAAGGACTACGGGGCCATCGCCGTCAAGGCCGACTCCAAGTATTCGGATTTGAAGGCCCTTATCGCCGACCTGAAGGCGGACCCGAGCAAAATAACCATGGCCGGGGGCTCCTCACCTGGATCCATGGACCATCTCGTCTCCATTCTGCCGGCCTTCAAATCCGGGATCGACCCGAAAAGCGTCAAGTACGTCTCCTATGACGGCGGGGGCGAAGCCGTAGCGGCTCTCCTCGGGAACAACGCCACGGCCATCGGAACGGACGCTTCCTCCCTCGAGCCTTATCTGAAATCCGGCAAGGTCAAGGTGCTCGCCGTAACCTCGAGCGAGCGGCTGAAGGGAACCTTCAAGGACGTCCCGACCTTAAAGGAGCTTGGGATGGACACCGAATTCAACATCTGGCGAGGGGTATTCGGGCCGAAGGACATGAGCAAGGAGGAGCTGGCCTTCTGGGAGAAGACCCTGAAGGCGATGACGGAGAAGGAGGAATGGAAGAAGGAGCTTCAGGCCAACACCTGGGAAAGCGACTATCGCAACTCCGCTGACTTCACCAAGTTCCTGGGCGAGCAGGAGAAGCTCGTCAAAGACCTGCTTACCGCGCTGAACATGGCGAAGTAA